The proteins below come from a single Oxyura jamaicensis isolate SHBP4307 breed ruddy duck chromosome 1, BPBGC_Ojam_1.0, whole genome shotgun sequence genomic window:
- the TCF20 gene encoding transcription factor 20 isoform X2 has translation MQSFREQSSYHGNQQSYPQEVHGSSRLEEFSPRQQAQMFQSFGGGAGSGRRGAAGASTAMPGESSGHQSYQGFRKEAGEFYYMAANKDPVASGGQQPPQRRPSGPVQSYGPPQGSSFGSQYGSEGHVGQFQTQHSTLGGVSHYQQDYTGPFSPGSAQYQQQASSQQQQVQQLRQQIYQSHQPLPQASSQSASSTSHLQPMQRPSTLPSSASGYQLRVGQFSQHYQPPSSSSSSSFPSPQRFGQSGQNYDGSYSVNSGSQYEGHAVGSNAQAYGTQSNYSFQTQPMKGFEQSKLPQSGQQGQQQQHPPQHVMQYSNAASKLSLQSQVGQYSQTEVPVRSPMQFHQNFSPISNPSPAASVVQSPSCSSTPSPLMPGGENLQCGQGNMSMGSRNRILQMMPQLSPTPSMMPSPNAHAGGFKGFGLEGLQEKRLTDPGLSSLSALSSQVANLPNTVQHMLLSDALAPQKKSSKRSSSSKKADSCTNSEGSSQAEEQLKSPLAESLDGGCSSSSEDHGERVRQLSGQSTSSDTTYKGGNLERSNSSPAQGSQNEPSKLSTSPAAREDVASPDGKEAVVAVENAPKVNEKAVGVIVSREAMTGRVEKSGGQEKPAQDDASTATQAPASASGGTKESGHAGPQPEAQGGSKGSKSGDNTNHNGEGNSQPGHAVVGSNFPARTEPSKSPGSLRYSYKDNIAAGIQRNIGGFPQYPSGQEKGDFPGHSERKGRNEKFPSLLQEVLQGYHHHPDRRYSRNAQEHSGMAGSLEGAMRPNILISQTNELTNRGLLNKSMGSLLEGPHWGPWDRKSSSAAPDMKQINLADYPLARKFEVESQSSAHEGGALSERRSVICDISPLRQLVRDPGPHPMGHMGPEARSGRSERLAPGLSQSVILPGGLVSMETKMKAHSGQIKEEDFEQSKSSASLNNKKTGDHCHPAGIKHESFRGNASPGAAVSDSAPDYIPQQESRSTQMRRAPGRTGSSRGKSPSQYHDLADKLKMSPGRSRGPGADLHHMNPHMTLSERVNRGSLHSGYPQNSEGSSLAAAYHANARPHAFGDPSQSLNSQYHYKRQIYQQQQEEYKDWASSAAQGVIAAAQHRQEGARKSPRQQQFLDRVRSPLKNDKDGMMYLQGSSYHDTGSQEPGRCVMGSDGSQSKCADLKHGNQKLQQHESGWDLSRQTSPAKSSGPLGGANQKRFCPQDSDGHRREESSDLSKPSNAMLRLPGQEDQSPQNPLIMRRRVRSFISPIPTKRQPQDMKNSGSEDRGRMMTSSKEGADKTYNSYAHSSQSQDVGKPVGKGDSFKDLPSPESRNCPAVSLTSPAKTKILPPRKGRGLKLEAIVQKITSPNIRRSVSTNSAESGADTVTLDDILSLKSGPEGGSVAGHGPEAEKRKGEMLSDQVGSASQDTASEITLPRSSEEWQSNEDDKTKKETPETASVSKEGAGSSAAAPPSQKSGGQGRSDGSVSGAGALAFPDSKTISPSSVFTSEPNPKAEEKDGDVTNISPKPDGFPPKGYFPSGKKKGRPIGSVNKQKKQQQQQQQQQQQQQQLPPPPPPPPVPPQSAEGVGGGEPKPKRQRRERRKPAAQPRKRKPRRAAPIVEPQEPEIKLKYATQSVDKTDSKNKSFFPYIHVVNKCELGAVCTIINAEEEEQNKLVRGRKGQRSSTPPPSNVESKVLPTSTFMLQGPVVTESSVLGHLVCCLCGKWASYRNMGDLFGPFYPQDYAATLPKNPPPKRATEMQSKVKVRHKSASNGSKTDTEEEEEQQQQKEQRSLAAHPRFKRRHRSEDCSGASRSLSRGASCKKATTEGGSGGEKTPLDSKPSMPTSEGGTELELQIPELPLDSNEFWVHEGCILWANGIYLVCGRLYGLQEAVEIAREMKCSHCQEPGATLGCYNKGCSFRYHYPCAIDADCLLNEENFSVRCPKHKNKMVKGSLSTEQSERG, from the coding sequence ATGCAGTCCTTTCGGGAGCAAAGTAGTTACCACGGAAACCAGCAGAGCTACCCGCAGGAAGTGCACGGTTCCTCCCGACTGGAAGAGTTCAGCCCCCGCCAGCAGGCCCAGATGTTCCAGAGCTTTGGAGGAGGCGCCGGCAGTGGACGTcgtggagcagcaggagcctcGACAGCAATGCCTGGTGAGAGCTCTGGCCATCAGAGCTACCAAGgtttcagaaaagaagcaggAGAGTTTTACTATATGGCTGCCAACAAAGATCCAGTGGCGtcaggagggcagcagccacCTCAGCGCAGGCCTTCTGGACCAGTACAGAGCTATGGCCCCCCTCAAGGGAGTAGCTTTGGGAGTCAGTATGGGAGTGAGGGACATGTGGGCCAGTTCCAAACACAGCATTCAACCCTCGGGGGCGTATCCCACTATCAGCAGGACTATACCGGTCCTTTCTCTCCGGGGAGTGCCCAGTATCAGCAGCAGGCTTCtagtcagcagcagcaggtgcagcagctgaggcagCAGATCTATCAGTCTCATCAGCCCTTGCCCCAGGCTTCCAGCCAGTCTGCCTCTAGCACCTCGCACTTGCAGCCGATGCAGCGTCCGTCTaccctgccttcctctgcttctgGCTACCAGTTACGAGTGGGTCAGTTCAGCCAACACTACCAGCCGCcttcgtcctcctcctcctcctctttcccctccccGCAGCGTTTTGGCCAGTCAGGACAGAATTACGATGGAAGCTACAGCGTGAATTCTGGGTCGCAGTACGAAGGCCATGCCGTGGGTTCCAACGCACAGGCATACGGGACCCAGTCAAACTACAGCTTTCAGACGCAACCGATGAAAGGCTTCGAGCAGTCTAAGCTGCCCCAAagtgggcagcaggggcagcagcaacagcaccCGCCTCAGCACGTAATGCAGTATTCAAATGCTGCCTCCAAGCTCTCTCTTCAAAGTCAAGTGGGACAGTACAGCCAAACTGAAGTTCCTGTAAGGTCACCGATGCAATTCCACCAGAACTTCAGTCCGATCTCTAACCCATCTCCTGCTGCATCTGTGGTTCAATCCCCGAGCTGCAGCTCCACCCCTTCTCCGCTCATGCCGGGTGGAGAGAATCTCCAGTGCGGGCAAGGCAACATGTCCATGGGTTCTAGAAACCGAATCCTGCAGATGATGCCTCAGCTTAGTCCTACACCATCTATGATGCCGAGCCCCAATGCTCATGCAGGGGGATTTAAggggtttgggctggaaggactgcaggagaaaaggctcACAGATCCCGGGCTGAGTAGCCTGAGTGCTCTGAGTTCTCAAGTGGCCAATCTGCCCAACACAGTCCAGCACATGTTGCTTTCGGATGCCTTGGcacctcagaaaaaaagttcCAAAAGGTCATCCTCGTCAAAGAAGGCCGATAGCTGCACAAACTCAGAAGGCTCCTcccaggcagaggagcagctcaAGTCTCCCCTGGCAGAGTCCCTTGACGGGGGCTGTTCCAGTAGTTCAGAGGACCATGGGGAAAGGGTGAGACAGCTGAGTGGGCAGAGCACGAGCTCAGACACCACCTACAAAGGGGGTAACTTAGAGAGATCCAACTCCTCACCAGCACAAGGCTCTCAGAACGAGCCATCAAAactcagcaccagccctgcagctagGGAAGATGTGGCCTCCCCTGATGGGAAGGAAGCCGTAGTGGCAGTGGAAAACGCCCCAAAAGTGAACGAAAAGGCGGTTGGAGTGATTGTCTCCCGGGAAGCCATGACAGGGAGAGTAGAAAAGTCAGGTGGACAAGAGAAACCTGCACAAGATGATGCTTCTACAGCCACGCAGGCTCCAGCTAGTGCTAGTGGTGGTACAAAAGAATCTGGGCACGCAGGGCCACAGCCAGAAGCTCAAGGAGGAAGCAAAGGGAGCAAAAGTGGAGATAACACTAACCACAATGGAGAGGGGAACAGCCAGCCTGGCCACGCAGTTGTTGGGTCAAACTTTCCTGCGAGAACAGAACCTTCCAAATCTCCTGGCAGTTTAAGATACAGTTACAAGGATAACATAGCGGCAGGTATACAGAGAAATATCGGCGGCTTTCCGCAGTATCCTTCTGGCCAAGAAAAAGGGGATTTTCCCGGGCACAGTGAGCGCAAAGGCCGGAATGAGAAGTTTCCCAGCCTCCTACAGGAGGTCCTACAGGGTTACCACCATCATCCAGACAGGAGGTATTCTAGGAACGCACAAGAACATTCTGGGATGGCCGGGAGTTTGGAGGGAGCCATGAGGCCCAACATCTTAATTAGTCAAACCAATGAATTGACCAATAGAGGCCTCTTAAATAAAAGCATGGGGTCTCTCCTGGAAGGCCCTCACTGGGGTCCCTGGGATAGGAAGTCTAGCAGCGCAGCTCCTGACATGAAACAGATAAATCTAGCTGATTACCCTCTTGCTAGAAAGTTTGAGGTGGAGTCCCAGTCTTCTGCCCATGAAGGGGGAGCGCTCTCGGAGAGGAGATCAGTGATCTGTGACATATCTCCATTAAGGCAGCTTGTCAGAGATCCTGGTCCTCACCCCATGGGGCACATGGGTCCGGAGGCCAGAAGTGGAAGGAGTGAACGTCTTGCCCCTGGCTTAAGCCAGTCAGTAATACTCCCCGGTGGCTTAGTAtccatggaaacaaaaatgaaagctcaCAGTGGGCAAATAAAAGAGGAAGATTTTGAACAGTCAAAGAGCTCAGCTAgtcttaataataaaaagacaggAGACCATTGTCATCCTGCTGGCATCAAGCACGAATCTTTCCGAGGCAATGCTAGCCCTGGAGCTGCAGTCTCCGATTCTGCTCCAGACTACATTCCTCAGCAGGAGAGCAGGTCGACGCAGATGAGACGAGCACCTGGCAGAACTGGAAGCAGCAGGGGGAAATCACCTTCTCAATACCACGATCTTGCTGATAAGCTGAAAATGTCACCAGGCAGAAGCAGGGGCCCGGGAGCAGATCTGCATCACATGAACCCCCACATGACACTATCTGAAAGAGTTAACAGGGGTTCCTTGCATTCTGGTTACCCTCAGAATTCAGAAGGCTCATCTTTGGCTGCAGCATATCACGCAAATGCCAGGCCTCACGCTTTCGGTGACCCGAGCCAGAGTTTAAATTCCCAGTATCATTACAAGAGACAGATATACCAGCAACAGCAAGAAGAATACAAAGATTGGGCAAGCAGCGCTGCTCAGGGTGTGattgctgcagctcagcacagacAGGAAGGAGCAAGGAAGAGCCCAAGACAACAGCAGTTTCTGGACAGAGTAAGGAGTCCCTTGAAAAATGACAAGGATGGAATGATGTACCTTCAAGGCAGCTCTTACCACGATACTGGAAGCCAGGAGCCCGGGCGCTGCGTTATGGGGAGCGACGGTAGTCAGAGTAAGTGCGCCGACCTGAAGCACGGTAACCAGAAGTTGCAGCAACACGAGTCCGGTTGGGACCTCTCTCGGCAAACTTCACCTGCCAAGAGCAGCGGCCCTCTAGGAGGAGCCAACCAAAAAAGATTTTGCCCTCAAGACAGTGATGGGCATAGACGAGAGGAATCTTCAGACTTGTCCAAGCCTAGTAATGCCATGCTCAGGCTCCCTGGCCAGGAAGACCAGTCTCCTCAAAATCCTTTAATTATGAGGAGGAGAGTCCGTTCTTTCATCTCGCCTATCCCTACCAAAAGACAGCCACAGGATATGAAGAACAGTGGCAGTGAAGACAGAGGGCGAATGATGACTTCATCAAAAGAAGGAGCTGATAAAACCTACAATTCCTATGCCCATTCATCTCAAAGCCAAGACGTTGGCAAGCCAGTTGGAAAGGGAGATTCCTTCAAGGACCTGCCAAGTCCTGAGAGCAGGAATTGCCCTGCTGTTTCCCTCACAAGCCCGGCTAAGACCAAAATACTGCCCCCAAGAAAGGGGCGAGGATTAAAACTGGAAGCTATTGTTCAAAAAATTACATCTCCCAATATTAGGAGAAGCGTTTCCACCAACAGCGCTGAAAGTGGTGCAGATACCGTCACTCTCGATGACATCCTGTCCCTTAAGAGTGGGCCTGAAGGAGGAAGCGTGGCTGGACACGGGCCAGAGgctgagaagagaaaaggagagatgCTTTCAGATCAAGTGGGGTCAGCGAGCCAGGATACAGCTAGCGAAATAACTCTCCCCCGGTCCTCAGAAGAGTGGCAAAGCAACGAGGATGATAAAACCAAGAAAGAGACCCCCGAAACTGCCAGTGTTAGTAAAGAAGGAGCAGGATCCAGTGCGGCAGCGCCACCTTCTCAGAAGTCGGGCGGTCAGGGAAGGTCCGATGGATCTGTAAGCGGAGCTGGAGCTCTGGCCTTCCCAGACTCAAAAACAATTTCCCCTTCCAGTGTGTTTACTTCTGAACCAAACCCAAAGGCTGAGGAAAAAGACGGAGATGTGACAAACATTTCGCCCAAGCCCGATGGTTTCCCTCCAAAGGGATATTTTccctctggaaagaaaaaggggagaCCGATTGGGAGCGTGAACaagcagaagaagcagcagcagcaacaacagcagcagcagcaacagcagcaacaactgCCGCCACCCCCGCCGCCCCCACCTGTACCTCCGCAGTCTGCAGAAGGGGTAGGTGGTGGTGAGCCAAAGCCgaagaggcagaggagggagaggcGAAAACCTGCGGCACAGCCGCGGAAGCGGAAGCCTAGGCGGGCTGCTCCGATCGTGGAGCCTCAAGAACCAGAGATCAAGCTTAAATACGCTACCCAGTCTGTAGATAAAACTGACTCCAAGAATAAGTCCTTTTTCCCTTACATCCACGTGGTAAACAAGTGTGAATTAGGCGCTGTGTGCACAATCATTAACgcggaggaagaggagcagaacaAATTGGTGAGAGGCCGGAAAGGACAGAGGTCTTCGACACCCCCTCCCAGCAACGTGGAGAGCAAAGTGCTGCCCACCTCAACTTTCATGCTGCAGGGCCCTGTAGTAACAGAGTCTTCTGTCTTGGGGCATCTGGTTTGCTGCCTGTGTGGCAAATGGGCCAGCTACCGTAACATGGGTGACCTCTTTGGTCCTTTCTACCCCCAGGATTACGCAGCCACCTTGCCCAAGAACCCGCCTCCAAAGAGGGccacagaaatgcagagcaaGGTCAAGGTACGGCACAAAAGTGCTTCTAATGGTTCCAAGACAGACAcggaagaggaggaggaacagcaacaacagaaggaacaaagaagcCTAGCTGCTCATCCCCGCTTTAAGAGGCGGCACCGCTCTGAGGACTGTAGCGGAGCCTCTCGGTCACTTTCAAGGGGAGCTTCTTGTAAAAAAGCAACCACTGAGGGTGGCAGTGGTGGTGAAAAGACTCCTTTGGACTCAAAACCCTCTATGCCCACTTCAGAAGGTGGCACTGAGCTGGAGTTACAAATTCCTGAACTACCTCTTGACAGCAATGAATTTTGGGTCCATGAGGGTTGTATTCTCTGGGCCAATGGGATCTACCTGGTCTGTGGCAGGCTCTATGGGCTGCAGGAAGCTGTGGAGATTGCGAGAGAGATG